The genomic region CTCCTGACTGATGCGTCGTCGCCTCGCTCCCGCCTTCCCGGACAGGGTCCAGTGGCAGTGGGGAGCAGGCTCGGCACCTACAGTTGCGGGGGCAGTTTCGATTGACGTCGCGGGCGGCGTTTCGAATTCCCTATTAGTCCCATACGGGAACCGGCGGCGGTATGGTAGTCGATCAGGCCCTGTAGGAGCGAGCTTGCTCGCGAAGGTCGCTAACGATAACGCGGGGAACCTGATGCTCCGCGGCGCTCTCAGGTGCTTCGCGAGCAAGCTCGCTCCTACAATGGGCCGCTCTCAGAGTCGTATGTCTTGGGGGCCGCGGATCAGCGCTTCAATCCGCGTACCTGTCGCACGTTCTTCATTGCTGAACCCGTCATAGTCGGCCAGGTTGGCGAAGCGGATGCCGGTCAGTTGCTCGATCTGGATCACGCTGCGCTGGTAGGTGCGAAGCTGGCCGAACACCAGGTCGAGCTGCCCCAGCTCACGGCTTTGGTCGATCATGTAGGCGCTGGCGGAGGGTTTGCCGTCGTCGCTGAGGTAAGCCACGACTTTCCAGAACGCCTTGGGGATTTTCACCCCACGATAAAGTCGGTCGTCATCGGCGAATACCGGGCCGGTAAACACCGTGGCCCGGGCTTTCCAGCGTTGGGTGTTGTCAAGAATGTAGTCTTCGAGTTCCAGCCAGGTCTTCTGGTTGAAGCCGCTCATTTGCGGCGAGCAGTTGGTGAAGTGGAAGGTGTCGAAGTTGGCGGTGTTGGCCTCGTCGCCCCAGTTGGGGTCCTGGCGCCGCACCAGGTGGCCGCGGTCCAGGCCATTGCTGGCGTAAAGGTCTTCACCTACCTGCGCATCCAGGGGCAGGCGACCATCGTAGGCCCAAGTGTCGTTGCTGCGCGTGATGTCCACGTGCTTTGAGCCGTCGATATTCACCCCCACGTAGAGCGCCAGTCGTCGGGAACGCGACATAGTGATGGAGAAATGCGTGTAGTCCAGGCGCTTGGGTTGCACGTCGCTCGACAGTGGCTCGCCGACCGTGGGCCATGGCACCACGAAGTCGCTGAGGAAATCATGGGCATAGCCAGCGCGGTTTTTGAGGTCCTTGGCCGCGGTGACGCGCGGTGTCGCGGTTCTGGCTTCCAGCAGGGTGGGGCTGAGCGCGACCAATGGGCGCAGGTCGGAAAGCCTGGGGCGGTGGGAAAGGTCGATTTTGGCTGTGCGGGCGGGCATGGGCATGTTCCTTATGGGCCTCGGATAAACACCACTGCAACACAAACTCATGACAATTTGGCCCAGGTGGCGAACACAGGGCTATCCTGAAACCGCTACCGGACGTTCATCACACGCCAAAAAGGAGCCAGCTTATGTGTGTTCGCCAGCCGCGCAACCCGATTTTCTGTCTGATCCCACCCTATATGCTCGACCAGATCGCCCGCCACGGGGATAAAGCCCAACGGGAAGTCGCATTACGCACTCGGGCCAAGGACAGCACGTTCCGCTCGTTGCGCATGGTCGCGGTACCCGCCAAGGGCCCAGCCCGCATGGCGTTGGCCATGGGCGCCGAGAAACAGCGCTCGATCTACAGCGCTGAAAACACCGACAGCCTGCCTGGCAAGCTGATCCGCGGCGAAGGGCAACCGGCCAGTGGCGATGCCGCAGTGGACGAAGCCTATGAAGGCTTGGGCGCGACCTTCGATTTTTTCGACCAGGTATTCGACCGCAATTCCATCGACGATGCCGGCATGGCCCTGGACGCCACGGTGCACTTCGGCCAGGACTATAACAACGCGTTCTGGAATTCGACCCAGATGGTCTTCGGCGACGGTGACCAGCAGTTATTCAATCGCTTCACCGTGGCGCTCGACGTGATTGGCCATGAGTTGGCCCATGGCGTTACCGAGGATGAGGCCAAGCTGATGTACTTCAACCAGTCCGGCGCGTTGAACGAGTCGCTGTCCGACGTGTTCGGTTCACTGATCAAGCAGTATGCGTTGAAGCAAACCGCCGAGGAGGCTGATTGGTTGATCGGCAAAGGGTTGTTCACCAAGAAGATCAAGGGCACCGCTCTGCGCTCGATGAAAGCCCCAGGCACTGCGTTTGATGACAAGCTGCTGGGCAAGGACCCGCAGCCGGGTCACATGGATGATTTTGTACAGACATACGAGGACAATGGCGGGGTGCATATCAATTCCGGCATTCCCAACCACGCGTTCTATCAGGTGGCAACCAAGATTGGCGGGTTCGCCTGGGAGCGTGCAGGGCGCATCTGGTATGACGCACTGCGGGATGCGCGGCTGCGACCGAACTCGGGGTTCCTGCGTTTTGCGC from Pseudomonas synxantha harbors:
- a CDS encoding M4 family metallopeptidase, with translation MCVRQPRNPIFCLIPPYMLDQIARHGDKAQREVALRTRAKDSTFRSLRMVAVPAKGPARMALAMGAEKQRSIYSAENTDSLPGKLIRGEGQPASGDAAVDEAYEGLGATFDFFDQVFDRNSIDDAGMALDATVHFGQDYNNAFWNSTQMVFGDGDQQLFNRFTVALDVIGHELAHGVTEDEAKLMYFNQSGALNESLSDVFGSLIKQYALKQTAEEADWLIGKGLFTKKIKGTALRSMKAPGTAFDDKLLGKDPQPGHMDDFVQTYEDNGGVHINSGIPNHAFYQVATKIGGFAWERAGRIWYDALRDARLRPNSGFLRFARITYDVAGRLYGANKDEQKAVKEGWKAVGINV
- a CDS encoding DNA/RNA non-specific endonuclease, which gives rise to MPARTAKIDLSHRPRLSDLRPLVALSPTLLEARTATPRVTAAKDLKNRAGYAHDFLSDFVVPWPTVGEPLSSDVQPKRLDYTHFSITMSRSRRLALYVGVNIDGSKHVDITRSNDTWAYDGRLPLDAQVGEDLYASNGLDRGHLVRRQDPNWGDEANTANFDTFHFTNCSPQMSGFNQKTWLELEDYILDNTQRWKARATVFTGPVFADDDRLYRGVKIPKAFWKVVAYLSDDGKPSASAYMIDQSRELGQLDLVFGQLRTYQRSVIQIEQLTGIRFANLADYDGFSNEERATGTRIEALIRGPQDIRL